One Xenopus tropicalis strain Nigerian chromosome 8, UCB_Xtro_10.0, whole genome shotgun sequence genomic window carries:
- the LOC116406967 gene encoding serine/threonine-protein kinase mig-15-like: protein METGPDTGQTESSATKLSEEEVKEIEEEDNITPLSEKYPEPGRYLKLGEPIGQDPNGVVYIGWHQRKQREVAIIIIQHQKKQQEIEKEVGILQIVSGHRNIVDFYGAFYHKASSKHGGLWIATELCTGATVEELIATKRTLGERWIAYICKNVITGLNHLEEKNIIHHDIKPEHIVISSSGEVKIGEFCFATIGGRSASTSGTMAYMAPEVLAHFAQNSGEYDHKADIWSLGIAAIQMAEGHLPFRRLPKQKLIQRITTGPIPSLSSRGNWSDEFRFFISECLQRDPGRRPSARQLLTHPFIAELRGERGVQRNIAQHLHRGRGTAHSHYSSCDAQTVIIYCSHSYNILLLSYIQYHSITKATKNKD, encoded by the exons ATGGAAACTGGCCCCGACACCGGCCAAACAGAGAGCTCAGCAACGAAACTGAGCGAGGAGGAGGTGAAGGAGAttgaggag gaggATAACATCACCCCACTCTCGGAGAAATACCCA gAGCCCGGGAGGTATTTGAAGCTAGGGGAGCCAATCGGGCAGGACCCCAACGGAGTCGTCTACatt GGATGGCACCAAAGAAAACAACGGGAAGTGGCCATAATTATAATTCAACATCAGAAG AAGCAACAGGAGATCGAAAAAGAAGTCGGAATCCTTCAAATCGTATCTGGCCACCGGAACATCGTCGACTTCTATGGGGCCTTTTATCATAAGGCCTCATCGAAACATGGAGGACTATGG aTTGCTACAGAGCTTTGTACCGGTGCGACTGTAGAAGAGCTAATTGCCACCAAAAGGACCTTAGGCGAAAGATGGATCGCCTATATTTGCAAGAATGTGATAACG GGCCTTAACCATCTGGAAGAGAAGAATATAATCCATCACGACATCAAGCCCGAACACATTGTCATCTCCTCATCCGGAGAGGTGAAGATCG GCGAGTTTTGCTTTGCGACCATCGGAGGAAGGAGCGCCAGCACTTCGGGGACCATGGCATACATGGCTCCGGAAGTACTGGCTCATTTTGCCCAAAACAGCGGCGAATATGACCATAAG gctgacatctggtcactagggattgcagccattcaaatggcggaaggacatctcc CATTCAGAAGACTTCCCAAGCAGAAGCTGATCCAGAGAATAACAACCGGTCCCATTCCATCATTATCATCAAGGGGCAATTG gagtgaCGAGTTCCGCTTCTTCATCAGCGAGTGCCTGCAGAGAGACCCAGGCAGGAGACCATCTGCAAGGCAGCTCCTCACGCACCCTTTCATTGCCGAGCTCCGGGGTGAAAGGGGGGTGCAGAGGAATATCGCCCAACACCTGCACAGAGGTAGGGgaactgctcattctcattatagttcatGTGATGCACAGACTGTAATCATTTACTGTTCCCATTCCTACAATATTCTCCTGCTTTCCTACATACAATATCATTCTATAACTAAAGCCACCAAGAATAAAGACTAA
- the LOC101733413 gene encoding coiled-coil domain-containing protein 77-like — protein MAEKDRLLRELDRCREQLALSSDTEQEREHEREILRLSLVEKASRHSHSEEVKGNSHSLTEQLAQAHRLAEMYREQCVTLEDELGKIREEGDVGREIFKERSDKVAKRLQLMAQRYEALEKRRNMEVEGYKTDIKLLRQRLKDVEKQLFKVTLNIGPDQDLAILDAVRQGNKKTQKIQGELRNLKAKICGLGNELRIG, from the exons ATGGCCGAGAAAGATCGGCTGCTCCGAGAGCTAGACCGGTGCCGAGAGCAGTTGGCTTTAAGTAGTGACACAGAGCAAGAGCGGGAACACGAGCGAGAGATCCTGCGTTTGTCATTGGTCGAGAAAGCAAGTCGGCACTCGCACAGTGAGGAAGTGAAGGGTAATTCCCAT TCTCTTACAGAGCAGCTGGCACAAGCACATCGCCTCGCTGAAATGTACCGGGAGCAGTGTGTGACACTGGAGGATGAGCTGGGAAAGATACGAGAGGAGGGAGACGTGGGCAGGGAAATCTTCAAG GAACGTTCAGATAAGGTGGCCAAGCGGCTGCAATTGATGGCGCAGAGATACGaggctctggagaaaaggcgcaaCATGGAGGTAGAGGGCTATAAGACTGACATCAAGCTGCTGAGACAGCGGTTAAAGGATGTAGAGAAGCAACTATTCAAG GTGACGCTGAACATCGGGCCAGACCAAGATCTTGCTATTCTGGATGCAGTGCGGCAGggcaacaaaaagacacaaaaaattcaAGGGGAACTGCGCAACTTAAAGGCCAAAATCTGTGGCCTGGGGAATGAACTGAGAATCGGATAG
- the LOC116406973 gene encoding testis-expressed protein 52-like — protein sequence MARPSSPEPLLPDPTVHYTGFTPRGQHRILQQSPSITEAKMDMLRKVQPPSKTNVSICPTPGYLLWLEISRLPPLLPLRPDKPYDSAVWRQLTNTPQGASPTGPMPSPSRMEDNTWQKFVLCRSSWKQERGSPRLRLLTQSRVPPMVTQGNIIPPKRNAKQRSIDGFGPSTLDSIPEAPDLPSNLHQPNKPHNISLLGNSPNRTMILQRYKELQGSVRSVVPNNSRMPTPGELPQGIVR from the exons ATGGCACGTCCTTCATCTCCGGAGCCTCTGCTGCCGGACCCTACTGTCCATTATACTGGTTTCACCCCTCGTGGCCAACACAGGATTCTTCAACAAAGTCCTTCCATCACAGAGGCCAAGATGGACATGCTGAGAAAAGTGCAGCCCCCCTCAAAGACCAACGTATCTATCTGTCCCACCCCCGGGTACCTACTGTGGCTGGAAATCAGTCGACTGCCCCCGCTCTTGCCACTGCGCCCCGACAAACCCTACGACAGTGCTGTGTGGAGGCAGCTAACCAACACCCCCCAGGGTGCCTCGCCCACAGGTCCAATGCCGTCTCCCTCCCGAATGGAGGACAACACATGGCAGAAGTTTGTACTGTGCCGCAGCTCCTGGAAACAAGAGAGGGGATCTCCAAGGCTGAGACTGCTCACCCAGTCTAGAGTGCCCCCTATGGTTACTCAAGGAAACATCATTCCACCTAAGAG GAACGCTAAACAGAGGTCCATAGATGGATTTGGTCCTTCAACGCTTGATTCCATCCCAGAGGCACCAGATCTACCCAGCAACCTGCACCAACCGAATAAACCCCACAATATCTCCCTTCTGGGAAACTCTCCTAATAGGACAATGATCCTGCAGAGGTACAAGGAGCTGCAGGGCTCAGTGAGGAGTGTGGTGCCCAACAACAGCAGGATGCCAACCCCTGGAGAGTTGCCCCAGGGCATCGTAAGGTGA